ACCAGATGCGCCATCCGCCCTTCGTGCCCGGCCTTCAAGACCCGCGAGGCGAGCATGGGGGCGAGGGTCAGGGCGGCCACCATGGACAGCAGCACCGTGGCGACAATGGTAAAGGCGAATTCGCTGAACAAATGCCCCACCAACCCGCCGATGAAGGCCATGGGGGCGAAAACCGCCACCAGCGTCGTCGCCATGACCAGGATGGGGCTGGCCAGTTCACGGGCGCTGAGCAGCGCCGCGTGCAGGGGCGTGGCACCATTTTCGATATGCCGGTGGACGTTTTCGACGACGATGATGGCATCATCCACCACCAGCCCGATGGCCAGCACCATGGCCAGCAAGGTAAGCAAATTCAGCGTGTAACCAAGGGCATGGAGGATGGTGACCGCGCCGACCATTGCCACCGGGATGGCGAGCACCGGCACGATCAGCGCCCGCCATGAGCCCATGAAGAAATAGATCACCAGGATGACCACCAGCAGCGCGAGGGCGATATTGACTTCCACTTCCTGCAAAGAACTTTTGACGAACTGCGCGCCATTGTAAATGGTGTAACCCTTCATGCCCGGCGGCATGGTCGAGTCCAACTGGGCCATCACCTTTTGAATACCCTGGGACACCTTCAGGGCATTACTGCCGGGGGCCTGCTGGATGCCGATATTGACCGCCGGCTGGCCATCCACCATGACGGATGAGTCATAAGTCTGAGCGCCCAGGGAGACTTTGGCCACTTGTCCCAGCCGAATCGGCACCCCATGCACTGTCGCCACCACCAGATTGCGGAATTCCGCGGCGCTGTGCAGGGCGGTATTGGCACTCAGGGAGACCGCCGTGTACTGACCGCGCAGACGCCCGACCGCGGCGACAAAGTCGTTCTGCTTCAGGGCAGTACTGATCTGTTCCGGGGTAATGCCGAGCACGGACATTTCCTGCGGGTCGAGCCAGACGCGCATGGCATAGGTGTTGCCGTTGGGTCCGGTGCCCGGCGGCAGGATGGAAGTCAGGCCCACCCCCGGCACGGACTGGATGGCGGGTTGCACCACCCGAGTCAGATAGTCGGTGATCTGCTGCTGATTGAAGCCTTTACCATGGTAGCTCAACAACATCAGGTAGGCGCCGGAGCCGGACATTTCCTGCACCACCGGCTGCATCACCCCCTTGGGGAGCTGATTGAGGACCGTATTGACCTTGCTCTGCACCTGGGACAAGGCCGCGTTGGGATCTTCGCCCATGCGCATATAGAGGGTGAGAATGGAGATGCCGTCCTCACTCACCGCCGTCATATAGTTGATGCCGGGGGCTTGCCCGACGGCTTTTTCCAGTGGCGCCGTAATAAAGGCATTGACGGTTTTCGGGGTGGCCCCGAAGTAATGGGTGGTCACCGTGATCATGGAGCTGTTGGTCGGCGGATATTCGGTGATGGGCATCAGGCCGAGGGAACGCAATCCGAAGAAAAACAGCACCAGGCTCAGGGAGATGGCGAGGATGGGGCGGCGGATAAAGGGTTCGGTGAAATGCATGGGGATCCTCAGAGGTGCACGGCGTTATTGATGCGCACATGGTCGCCGCTGTGCAGTTTGACCTGCCCCGCGGTGACCACCAGGTCACCCGCCTTGAGGCCGGAACGGACCACCACCTGGTTGCCGCGCTGCAGGCCCGTGGTCACCGGCTGCTCTTTGGCGATCAGGGTATGATCCGGTCCCGGGGTCAGCACATAGACAAAGTCCCCATAGGTATTGAAGCTCACCGCCACCGTAGGAATCATCAGGCGTGCCGTGGGTGCCTCCTTTTGCAGGACGACGCGAACGAACATGCCCGGCTTCAAGCCCCGTGGCGCATCGACGAGGGCGCGGACGCTGACTGCCCGGTTTTGCGCATCCACGTGACTGGAAACTGCCTGCACTTTGGCACGGTAATGGCGCAGGACAATCCCGTCATGCACGTCCAGTTGTATGGGTGCGCCCGCCTGCACCGCCCGCACGTCACGCTGGGGTACCGTGAAATCGGCGTAGAGCGTCTGCAGGTTTTCGATATGCACCACCGGCATACCCGCATGGACATATTCCCCCAGGTTCACGGTACGCAAGCCCAATACCCCGCTGAATGGGGCACGGATCTGCGTATCCGCCAGAGACTCCTGCAAGGCCGTCACCCGGGCCTGGGCCACACTGGCACCATAACGCGCCTTATCCAGTGCAGCGGTAGAGATGCCGTGGATGGCAAAGACCTTCTCGGCGCGCTGATAATCCACCTGCGCAAGGGCGGCCTCGGCCTTGGCGGCCTGCAACTGGCCGGGCAAAGCGCCGGGGTCGAGAGACAGGAGCAGTTGTCCCTTTTGCACCGTGGCACCGGAGTGAAAGCCGATATGCTGCACCACACCCCCGGTCTGGGGACTGAGCACCGCTCCCTGTTGCGGCACGATCTCGCCCACGGCGGTCAACTCGCCCGCCATCGACTCGTTTTGCGCGCGCGTGGCAGAAACGGTGACCACCGGATTGGCCGCCACCGCCAAGCGTGTGTGCAACCGACCCTGACGCCATTGATACCAGCCATAAACGCCGCCAAAAAGCAGCACGACAACGATACCCAGTAAGAAAAAGGCCTTCTTCATGCGGGGGCTCCCGGAGATTGGTGAATGGCGGAATGGGGTTGCGCGTCGCTGGCCGGGCGGGCATCACCGGCTTCGGGCTGCCAGCCGTCGCCCAGCGCCACAAAGAGCGCCACGCTGTCCAGATAACGCTGACTACGGGCGCTGATGGCAGCGACCGTGTCCTGTTGATATGCGATTTCGGCATCGAGCACCGTAGCATAGTCGGTGGCGCCATCACGGTAGCGGGCCTCCGCCAGACGCAGGGCGGCCCCGGCGGCAGTCTGTGCGGCCAGGCGATGTTGATAAGACGTGTCGGCGCCCTGCAAAGCCCGCAGGGCATCGGCCACTTCACGAAAGGCATTGAGTACGGTGCCGCGATACTGATCGCTGACCGCTTTGTACTGGTCGAGCGCCGCGCGACGTTGGGCATGGAGGGCGCCGCCATTATAAATCGGTGCCGCGATCCCCGCCCCCAGGGACCAGAGGGTCGAAATCGGGTTGAAGAACATCCCCCCGGTCATGGCCGCCTTACCGATGTCGGCGGTGATATTGAACTGGGGATACAGATCAGCGGTGGCCACATCGGCCTGTGCCGCCGCCACTTTCAGCTCCGCCGCTGCGGCCTGGATATCCGGGCGCTGCGCGGCCAGAGCCGAAGGCAGGGTGGTGGGCAGGCTGGACGGCAATTGCAGACTGGCGAGTGTCGGCATGGGCAGATCCGTATCGGGAGACTGGCCCAGCAAAGCCGCCAGCCCATGGCGGGCCACCGCCACATCGGCCTGCAAGGGAGCAATGCGCGCCTGCGCCGCCGCGGTGATGGCCTCCTGTTGATCCACGCTTTGCAGATTCTGATAACCCAACTGATATTCCTGCTGCAGCAGGTGCAACAGACGGTCATCGGCCGTGGCGATCTGCCGGGCGGCATCGAGCTGGGCCTGTGCCGCAGCACCGTTGATTACCGCCCGGCTCACCGCCGCCGCCAGAAAGACTTCGCTTTGATGCAGACTGGCGCGACTGACTGCCGCCCGCGCCCTGGCCGCATGTACCAGATCCTTCTGGCGACCAAACACGTCGGGGTTGTAGCTGACGTTTATGGTGCCCAGCAGCAGACTATAGAGGTTACCGGGAATGCGGTAGCTCGCCCCGCCATTCGCGCCGGTGCGCTGTGCCCGTCCACGACCGATTCCGGCACCGGCACCGACACTGGGCAGCAGTCCGCCCTGCGCTACGGCGATCAGGGATTGCTCGCGCGCCAGGGCCATTCGCGCCGCCCGCAGATCCGGGTTGGCCTGCATGGCCTGCCGGATGTAGCCGTTCAGGGCGGACGAATGAAAGAGCGACCACCAGGCCTGAGATTCCTGCTGCGTCCACCGAATCCGCTGCGGCCCGCCATGCAAGTCCAGGGGATGCGCATTATAGGCCGCCGGCGCCGGCACATTGGGCGCACCCGGCTGCGGCCCCACCGCGCAGCCGGCCGCAGCGACCATCCCGAGCAAGACGCCCAGCCGGGCCATGCCCGGGGCGGATCGCCCCGCCTTCTGCCGCCTGTGGCCATGCGGATACCTGGCGTTTTTCATGCAAAACCCTCGTTCACTCGATCAACCGGAAGATGGATACGCTCCAGAAGCGCAAACAGAGACGGCGATACCGTCATCGCAACCGATCAAATGGTAACGGGGATGCCTGTAACAATCTCTGCCATAGAGGGACTGAAACGTAACAGAGTGTCACTTTGTGGCGCACCGAAAGGTCTTGTTACAATTCATGTTGGTCCGTCCGGGAACAACAGGTTAGAGTGTGCTCATGGATACACGGAAACAGATTCTGGTAGTGGACGACGATCTGCGCCTGCGCGGTCTGGTGGAATCGCACCTACAGGGCTTTGGCTTTGGGGTGCGAGGCATGAGCGATGGTCGGCAGATCGAAAGTCTGCTTGCCGAAGCGCCCGTGGACCTGATCGTCCTCGATCTGGGCCTGCCCCATGAAGACGGCCTGCAAATCTGCCGGCGCCTGCGCCAGCACCATGATGTCCCCATCCTCATGCTCACCGCGCGGGGTGATGAAGTGGACCGTATTCTGGGACTGGAGATGGGCGCCGACGACTACCTCGCCAAGCCCTTTCATCCCCGCGAACTGGTGGCCCGCATCCAGGCGATTCTGCGCCGGGTCCGCGGGGCCGACCGACCATCCGGCATGGCGACCGCCCCCTTTCAGTGTGGTCCTTTTAGCGTGGATATGAGCCGGCAGGAGATTCTGCGTGACGGAAAAGCCCTGTCCCTCACCAGTGCCGAGTTCCAGACCCTCGCAACCCTCATTCAACACGAAGGCCAGCCCCTGACCCGCGAAAAACTCATGTGGCTGACCCGTGGCCGTCAGCTCGAAAACGATGACCGCAGCATCGATATGCAGATCTCCCGCCTGCGCCGCCTGCTCGACGGCAGCCCCGGCCAACCCCGGCACATCCGCACGGTTTGGGGTCATGGTTACCTGTTCGTCGCGGAACCCTGAGCATGCGGAGTTTCTGGCCGCGCAGCACTCTGGGTCGGACGCTGCTCCTGCTCGCGGTTTTACTGCTGGGGACCCAGGGCGCCGTCTATGTCCTGTTTCATCAGTACGTGCTGAATCCCGCAGCCGAACGCTTTGCGGAATTTCTCTGGCAGACTGACCACGCCCTGATTGCAGCCGGCGCCGATCACACCGCCATCGGTACCCTGCAGTGGCGATCACCTCAGGTTTTGCCCGGCACCCCCGCCAACAACTATTTTTTGCGCCAAAGCGCCCGTTATCTGGCTCGGATTGCCCCCGGCGCGGCACTCCGGGTCGGCCCCGCCGATGCCCATACCACCTGGATGTGGATTCGCGGGGACTATCACCAGCCCTGGCTGGGTCTGCGCGTTTCCCCCATGAATTTCGGCGGCCGGGGCTTCATGTTCATACGCCTCGGGATCATCGCCCTTTGCACCCTGCTCGGCGCCTGGATCATCGTTCGCCAGATCAATCGCCCCTTGGCCCGGCTGGCGGCGGAAGCGCCGCGCATCGGCCGAGGCGACATGCCGGAGTCTCTCACACCCATTGGAGGCCCCCTGGAAGTACGCCACCTGGAACAGGCCATCACCAGCATGGCCAAGGATTTGCACCGCCTGCACGAAGAACGCACCCTGCTGCTCACCGGCATTTCCCATGAACTGCGGACGCCCCTGTCGCGTCTGTTGCTGACCCTGCATCTTCAGGACCCCGAGCTGTTGGCCGGGAAAGCGGCCATGCTGGTGGACGTCAGTGAAATGGACGAAACCATCGACAAGTTTCTGACCCTGGTACGCAGCGGAGACGAGGAAAAAGTCATCCAGGTAGAGGTGGCCGACTGGGTGATGGAAATGGCCGAAACAGGTCGCGAACGCTACGGCCTGGAGGTACAGGTAGAACATACCGTCGAGGCGGCCGTCTTGCCGCCCCTGCGCTGCCGTCCTTTGGCGCTGGAAAGAGTGTTCCGCATCCTGTTCGACAACACCAGACGGTATGGTGGCGGGCGTCTGGACATCCAGATCATCCGCCACCCCGACAGCACCGAAATCTGTCTGCGCGACCACGGCCCCGGCGTGCCTGAACGGGATATAGAAGCGATGAACAGCGGCACGCTGCCCCGTCAGTCCGGGCACGGTTCCGGCATCGGCCTGCGCATCTGCCAACGTATCATGGCCCTGCACGGCGGCACGCTGCGTTTCGCCAACGCCCGAACCGGCGGGCTCATCGCGAAGCTTGCATTTCCCGACCATGGAACGGTCGCGCCGAGGCTGGCCACAACCTCCTTTTAGGGGTATTTTTCGGACGGCCCGATGCTTGACAAGGCATCAATAAACGGGAATCATTCTCGTCTACCACCATAAATACGGATCATTCCATGTCTGCTGCGCCCGCTGCCCGCAATATCCAATCCCCGGCCCATCGCTCGCGCTGGGGTATCTTCCTGGCGGTACTGGGCCCCGGTCTGGTGGTCATGCTCGCCGATACGGATGTCGGCAGCATCATCACCGCCGCCCAGAGTGGCGCACAATGGGGCTTCAAGCTGCTGCTCCTGCAATTCGTCCTCATGCCTATTCTCTACATTGTGCAGGAGCTGACAGTCCGTCTCGGCATTTTTACGGGTAAAGGCCACGGCGAACTGATTAGCGAAACCTTCGGGAAAGGCTGGGCCTATCTCTCCGTCGCCGGTCTCAGTGTTGCCACCACCGGCGCCTTGCTGACGGAATTTTCAGGAGTCGCGGGCGTCAGCCATCTCTATGGCTTGCCGCGCTGGGTCGGGGTTGCCCTGGCCGCAGCCACCCTGCTGACCATCGTCTGGACCGGTTCGTATCGACGCGTCGAACGCATCGCCCTGATCATGGGCCTCTTTGAGCTGGTTTTTTTTGGTATCGCCTGGGCCAGTCATCCCAGCATCCATGAAATCCTGGATGGCCTGCTGCACGCCCCCATCACCAACGACCACTACATGATGCTGGTCGCCGCCAATATCGGTGCCGTCATCATGCCGTGGATGGTGTTCTACCAGCAGTCGGCAGTGGCTGATAAGGGTCTGCACCCCGAACATTACCGCCATGCCCGTTGGGATACCGCATTCGGCGCGATCATTACCCAGGCGATCATGGCGGCGGTGCTGATCGCCACAGCCGCCACCATTGGCCGCCTCAACCCCAACGCACCCCTCGATACGGTGCATCAGCTCTCGGAGGCCATCATTCCCTATCTCGGCAACACCTGGGGACGGATTGTGTTTTCCCTGGGCATCCTTGGGGCAGGTATGGTGGCGGCCATCGTCGCCTCCCTCGCCGGGGCCTGGGGTTGGGGGAAGTCACCGGCTTTCGCCACTCGCTGGAGCATCACCCCAAAGATGCGCCCTGGTTTTACGGGATCTACACCACCATCATCGTGGCTGGCGCTGCGGCAGTGATCACCATCCCCGATCTTGTCAGCCTCGACATCGGTGTCGAAGTGATGAATGCGCTGCTCCTGCCCCTGGTGCTGGGCTTTCTGGTCGCCCTGTCCGTCAAGGCTCTGCCCGCCGAGCACCGCTTGCGCGGCCCCTATCTCTGGCTGGTGCTGTTCGTGACGATTCTTGCGGGGGGGTTGGGAGTTTACGGAGGATTGAACAGCATTCCGGGTTGGTAGCAG
This sequence is a window from Acidithiobacillus ferridurans. Protein-coding genes within it:
- a CDS encoding efflux RND transporter periplasmic adaptor subunit, which encodes MKKAFFLLGIVVVLLFGGVYGWYQWRQGRLHTRLAVAANPVVTVSATRAQNESMAGELTAVGEIVPQQGAVLSPQTGGVVQHIGFHSGATVQKGQLLLSLDPGALPGQLQAAKAEAALAQVDYQRAEKVFAIHGISTAALDKARYGASVAQARVTALQESLADTQIRAPFSGVLGLRTVNLGEYVHAGMPVVHIENLQTLYADFTVPQRDVRAVQAGAPIQLDVHDGIVLRHYRAKVQAVSSHVDAQNRAVSVRALVDAPRGLKPGMFVRVVLQKEAPTARLMIPTVAVSFNTYGDFVYVLTPGPDHTLIAKEQPVTTGLQRGNQVVVRSGLKAGDLVVTAGQVKLHSGDHVRINNAVHL
- a CDS encoding efflux transporter outer membrane subunit → MKNARYPHGHRRQKAGRSAPGMARLGVLLGMVAAAGCAVGPQPGAPNVPAPAAYNAHPLDLHGGPQRIRWTQQESQAWWSLFHSSALNGYIRQAMQANPDLRAARMALAREQSLIAVAQGGLLPSVGAGAGIGRGRAQRTGANGGASYRIPGNLYSLLLGTINVSYNPDVFGRQKDLVHAARARAAVSRASLHQSEVFLAAAVSRAVINGAAAQAQLDAARQIATADDRLLHLLQQEYQLGYQNLQSVDQQEAITAAAQARIAPLQADVAVARHGLAALLGQSPDTDLPMPTLASLQLPSSLPTTLPSALAAQRPDIQAAAAELKVAAAQADVATADLYPQFNITADIGKAAMTGGMFFNPISTLWSLGAGIAAPIYNGGALHAQRRAALDQYKAVSDQYRGTVLNAFREVADALRALQGADTSYQHRLAAQTAAGAALRLAEARYRDGATDYATVLDAEIAYQQDTVAAISARSQRYLDSVALFVALGDGWQPEAGDARPASDAQPHSAIHQSPGAPA
- a CDS encoding response regulator; translated protein: MDTRKQILVVDDDLRLRGLVESHLQGFGFGVRGMSDGRQIESLLAEAPVDLIVLDLGLPHEDGLQICRRLRQHHDVPILMLTARGDEVDRILGLEMGADDYLAKPFHPRELVARIQAILRRVRGADRPSGMATAPFQCGPFSVDMSRQEILRDGKALSLTSAEFQTLATLIQHEGQPLTREKLMWLTRGRQLENDDRSIDMQISRLRRLLDGSPGQPRHIRTVWGHGYLFVAEP
- a CDS encoding ATP-binding protein gives rise to the protein MRSFWPRSTLGRTLLLLAVLLLGTQGAVYVLFHQYVLNPAAERFAEFLWQTDHALIAAGADHTAIGTLQWRSPQVLPGTPANNYFLRQSARYLARIAPGAALRVGPADAHTTWMWIRGDYHQPWLGLRVSPMNFGGRGFMFIRLGIIALCTLLGAWIIVRQINRPLARLAAEAPRIGRGDMPESLTPIGGPLEVRHLEQAITSMAKDLHRLHEERTLLLTGISHELRTPLSRLLLTLHLQDPELLAGKAAMLVDVSEMDETIDKFLTLVRSGDEEKVIQVEVADWVMEMAETGRERYGLEVQVEHTVEAAVLPPLRCRPLALERVFRILFDNTRRYGGGRLDIQIIRHPDSTEICLRDHGPGVPERDIEAMNSGTLPRQSGHGSGIGLRICQRIMALHGGTLRFANARTGGLIAKLAFPDHGTVAPRLATTSF
- a CDS encoding NRAMP family divalent metal transporter; translation: MSAAPAARNIQSPAHRSRWGIFLAVLGPGLVVMLADTDVGSIITAAQSGAQWGFKLLLLQFVLMPILYIVQELTVRLGIFTGKGHGELISETFGKGWAYLSVAGLSVATTGALLTEFSGVAGVSHLYGLPRWVGVALAAATLLTIVWTGSYRRVERIALIMGLFELVFFGIAWASHPSIHEILDGLLHAPITNDHYMMLVAANIGAVIMPWMVFYQQSAVADKGLHPEHYRHARWDTAFGAIITQAIMAAVLIATAATIGRLNPNAPLDTVHQLSEAIIPYLGNTWGRIVFSLGILGAGMVAAIVASLAGAWGWGKSPAFATRWSITPKMRPGFTGSTPPSSWLALRQ